The following coding sequences lie in one Burkholderia cepacia genomic window:
- a CDS encoding UvrD-helicase domain-containing protein, which produces MPDLLANLNPEQLAAVTLPNEPALILAGAGSGKTRVLITRIAWLIQQGYASPPTVLAVTFTNKAAREMMARLSAMMPIDTRGMWIGTFHGLCNRMLRTHWRDAGLPQTFQILDTADQLSAIKRLMKAANVDDEKYPPKNVQYFINNAKEQGLRPDKVDATDNFNRKFVELYQAYDQQCQREGVVDFPELLLRCYELLAYNAPLRAHYQARFRHILVDEFQDTNKLQYAWLKMLAGGENAIFAVGDDDQSIYAFRGANVGNMRDFEDEFRVRNLIKLEQNYRSHGNILDAANQLISNNAHRLGKNLRTDAGHGEPVRVYEASTDSQEAGWIVEEIRSLINTGMARSEVAVLYRSNAQSRSIEHTLMSSGIPYRVYGGLRFFERQEVKHALAYLRLIDNPNDDTAFVRVVNFPTRGIGARSIEQLADAARLYGCSMAAAIPYVTGKAGTSLGGFANLVAKMRADTQHMNLPDTVEHIVRASGLSDFYQGEREGQDRLENLQELVNAATAFIAEEGYGLDTPARSIPLRAGAIAAPELGTATDDPAVDVLDPASPADPAQNPDTMTPLAGFLSHASLEAGDNQAQAGQDAVQLMTVHAAKGLEFSAVFITGLEEGLFPHENSVLESDGLEEERRLMYVAITRAKERLYLSFAQSRMLHGQTRYNVRSRFFDELPEHVLKWLTPKVEAGSRWGGRSDNAGYGRDWFARPGGGSREQIVDAAVSAPLPAFANKQRAADTGFRVGQQVFHTKFGEGTVTALEGNGTDAKAQVKFKRHGEKWLALAVAKLQAVE; this is translated from the coding sequence ATGCCCGATCTGCTCGCCAATCTGAACCCCGAACAACTCGCCGCCGTCACGTTGCCGAACGAACCGGCGCTGATCCTTGCAGGGGCGGGCAGCGGCAAGACCCGCGTGCTGATCACGCGCATCGCGTGGCTGATCCAGCAGGGCTACGCGTCTCCGCCCACCGTACTCGCCGTCACCTTCACGAACAAGGCCGCGCGCGAGATGATGGCGCGCCTGTCGGCGATGATGCCGATCGATACGCGCGGGATGTGGATCGGCACGTTCCACGGCCTGTGCAACCGGATGCTGCGCACGCACTGGCGCGACGCCGGCCTGCCGCAGACCTTCCAGATCCTCGACACGGCCGACCAGCTGTCCGCGATCAAGCGGCTGATGAAGGCCGCGAACGTCGACGATGAAAAGTACCCGCCGAAGAACGTGCAGTACTTCATCAACAACGCGAAGGAGCAGGGGCTGCGTCCCGACAAGGTCGACGCGACCGACAACTTCAATCGCAAGTTCGTCGAGCTGTACCAGGCATACGACCAGCAGTGCCAGCGCGAGGGCGTCGTCGATTTCCCGGAGCTGCTGCTGCGCTGCTACGAGCTGCTCGCGTACAACGCGCCGCTGCGCGCGCACTACCAGGCGCGCTTCCGGCACATCCTCGTCGACGAGTTCCAGGACACCAACAAGCTGCAGTACGCGTGGCTCAAGATGCTCGCGGGCGGCGAGAACGCGATCTTCGCGGTCGGCGACGACGACCAGTCGATCTATGCGTTCCGCGGCGCGAACGTCGGCAACATGCGCGACTTCGAAGACGAATTCCGCGTGCGCAACCTGATCAAGCTCGAGCAGAACTACCGGTCGCACGGCAACATCCTCGACGCGGCCAACCAGTTGATCTCGAACAACGCGCACCGCCTCGGCAAGAACCTGCGCACCGACGCCGGCCACGGCGAGCCCGTGCGCGTGTACGAGGCGAGCACCGATTCGCAGGAAGCCGGCTGGATCGTCGAGGAGATCCGTTCGCTGATCAACACCGGGATGGCGCGTAGCGAAGTGGCCGTCCTGTACCGCAGCAACGCGCAGTCGCGCTCGATCGAGCACACGCTGATGTCGTCGGGCATCCCGTACCGCGTGTATGGCGGCCTGCGCTTCTTCGAGCGGCAGGAAGTGAAGCACGCGCTCGCGTACCTGCGCCTGATCGACAACCCGAACGACGACACGGCGTTCGTACGCGTCGTGAACTTCCCGACCCGCGGGATCGGCGCGCGCTCGATCGAGCAGCTCGCCGACGCCGCGCGCCTGTACGGCTGCTCGATGGCCGCCGCGATTCCGTACGTGACGGGCAAGGCCGGCACGAGCCTCGGCGGGTTCGCGAACCTGGTCGCGAAGATGCGCGCCGATACGCAGCACATGAACCTGCCCGACACCGTCGAGCACATCGTGCGCGCCAGCGGTCTCTCCGATTTCTACCAGGGCGAGCGCGAAGGCCAGGACCGCCTCGAGAACTTGCAGGAACTCGTGAACGCGGCCACCGCGTTCATCGCCGAGGAAGGCTACGGGCTCGACACGCCGGCCCGCTCGATCCCGTTGCGCGCGGGCGCGATCGCGGCGCCCGAGCTCGGCACCGCGACCGACGATCCGGCGGTCGACGTGCTCGATCCGGCGTCGCCCGCCGATCCGGCACAGAACCCCGACACGATGACGCCGCTCGCCGGCTTCCTGTCGCATGCGTCGCTGGAGGCCGGCGATAACCAGGCGCAGGCCGGCCAGGACGCCGTGCAACTGATGACGGTGCACGCGGCGAAGGGGCTCGAATTCTCCGCCGTGTTCATCACGGGCCTCGAGGAGGGGCTGTTCCCGCACGAGAACAGCGTGCTCGAATCCGACGGCCTCGAGGAAGAGCGCCGGCTGATGTACGTCGCGATCACGCGCGCGAAGGAGCGGCTCTACCTGTCGTTCGCGCAGAGCCGGATGCTGCACGGCCAGACGCGCTACAACGTGCGCTCGCGCTTCTTCGACGAGCTGCCCGAGCACGTGCTGAAGTGGCTGACGCCGAAGGTCGAGGCCGGGTCGCGCTGGGGCGGGCGTTCGGACAATGCCGGGTACGGGCGCGACTGGTTCGCGCGGCCGGGCGGCGGCAGTCGCGAGCAGATCGTCGACGCGGCCGTGTCCGCGCCGCTGCCCGCGTTCGCGAACAAGCAGCGCGCCGCCGATACCGGGTTCCGGGTCGGCCAGCAGGTGTTCCATACCAAGTTCGGCGAAGGCACGGTCACCGCGCTCGAAGGCAACGGCACCGATGCGAAGGCGCAGGTGAAATTCAAGCGGCACGGCGAGAAGTGGCTCGCGCTCGCGGTCGCGAAACTGCAGGCGGTGGAATGA
- a CDS encoding methyl-accepting chemotaxis protein has product MKAASLHPQPGAAAAAPDVAAARAARRTRATRRERRPWTVKATLRAAFAILLAGTLAIGVFSLWQISRLNASIASVYEQGHVASRAAQEVRAEVLRASRAQKMLLTATTAKERDELGAEVGAGLASIGQALGTLQRYADPADADDSARLRAFSTAVGTWSAHLRDFVTLVRAQPLDLSQMNWQVGTQDVSLLVETGKLEKLVAELVKTRGEKSKATLDASATIFSSSFAMIAAMTAALIVLAIVIAERVVRRLASQLGGEPAHAKAIAADIARGDLTRPITLGRHDRDSMVRALAEMQTGLAATVGEIAVSAEAIAAASGEISTGNLDLSRRTEQQAVALERTAASMEQLTSTVRQNAENARQASALAANASVVAETGGEVVGRVVATMSEIDDSAKNIRDIIGTIEGIAFQTNILALNAAVEAARAGEQGRGFSVVAGEVRLLAQRAATAAKEIRALIGASVERVANGAALAHDAGRTMGDVVRAVKRVTDIIGEISAASDEQSAGIDEIGRAVTQMDAGTQQNAALVEQAAAAANALDEQAQALKSLVGRFRIAA; this is encoded by the coding sequence ATGAAAGCAGCATCTTTGCATCCACAGCCTGGTGCGGCGGCCGCCGCACCCGACGTTGCCGCGGCTCGCGCCGCACGGCGCACGCGCGCGACGCGCCGCGAGCGCCGGCCGTGGACCGTCAAGGCGACGTTGCGCGCCGCATTTGCGATCCTGCTGGCCGGCACGCTCGCGATCGGCGTGTTTTCGCTGTGGCAGATCAGCCGGCTGAACGCGTCGATCGCGTCGGTCTACGAGCAGGGCCACGTCGCGAGCCGTGCGGCGCAGGAGGTCCGGGCCGAGGTGCTGCGCGCGAGCCGCGCGCAGAAGATGCTGCTGACCGCGACCACCGCAAAGGAGCGCGACGAACTCGGCGCCGAGGTCGGCGCGGGGCTCGCGTCGATCGGCCAGGCGCTCGGCACGCTGCAGCGCTACGCGGATCCGGCCGATGCCGACGATTCGGCGCGGCTGCGCGCATTCTCGACGGCCGTCGGCACGTGGAGCGCGCATCTGCGCGATTTCGTCACGCTCGTGCGCGCGCAGCCGCTCGACCTGTCGCAGATGAACTGGCAGGTCGGCACGCAGGACGTGTCGCTGCTGGTCGAGACCGGCAAGCTCGAGAAACTCGTCGCCGAACTCGTGAAGACGCGCGGCGAAAAGTCGAAGGCGACGCTCGACGCGTCGGCCACCATCTTCTCGTCTTCGTTCGCGATGATCGCGGCGATGACGGCCGCGCTGATCGTGCTCGCAATCGTGATCGCCGAGCGGGTCGTGCGGCGTCTCGCGTCGCAACTCGGCGGCGAGCCTGCCCATGCGAAGGCGATCGCCGCGGACATCGCGCGCGGCGACTTGACGCGGCCGATCACGCTCGGCCGGCACGATCGCGACAGCATGGTGCGCGCACTGGCCGAGATGCAGACGGGGCTTGCGGCGACCGTCGGCGAAATCGCGGTCAGCGCCGAGGCCATCGCGGCCGCGTCCGGCGAGATTTCGACCGGCAACCTCGACCTGTCGCGGCGCACCGAGCAGCAGGCCGTCGCGCTCGAGCGCACCGCGGCGAGCATGGAGCAGCTCACGTCGACCGTGCGGCAAAACGCCGAGAATGCGCGGCAGGCGAGCGCGCTCGCGGCCAATGCGTCGGTGGTGGCGGAGACGGGCGGTGAAGTCGTCGGGCGCGTGGTCGCGACAATGAGCGAGATCGACGACAGCGCGAAGAACATTCGCGACATCATCGGCACGATCGAGGGTATCGCGTTCCAGACCAACATCCTGGCGTTGAACGCGGCGGTCGAGGCCGCGCGCGCCGGCGAACAAGGGCGCGGCTTCTCGGTGGTCGCGGGCGAGGTGCGCCTGCTTGCGCAGCGCGCGGCAACGGCGGCGAAGGAGATCCGCGCGCTGATCGGCGCGTCGGTCGAGCGCGTCGCGAACGGCGCGGCGCTCGCGCACGATGCCGGCCGCACGATGGGCGACGTCGTGCGCGCCGTCAAGCGCGTGACCGACATCATCGGCGAGATTTCGGCGGCGTCGGACGAGCAGAGCGCCGGGATCGACGAGATTGGCCGAGCGGTCACGCAGATGGACGCCGGCACGCAGCAGAACGCGGCGCTCGTCGAGCAGGCGGCCGCTGCCGCCAACGCGCTCGACGAGCAGGCTCAGGCGCTGAAGTCGCTGGTCGGGCGTTTCCGCATCGCGGCCTGA
- a CDS encoding efflux RND transporter periplasmic adaptor subunit: MILRKLFGFVATAVILLVAILIGRSLWVHYMDDPWTRDGRVRAEIVNVAPDVSGAIVELPVHDNQLVKKGDLIMQIDPSHYQIAVEQAQAAVAARRAELQMRRDDAARRADLDALVVSKENRENAAHSASSADAQYQQAIAALDAAKLNLERTRVVAPVDGYVTNLQTFKGNYAVAGQAKLAIVDSHSFWVYGYFEETKLPRVKVGAPAEMRLMSGGVMKGHVESISRGIYDRDNPQSRDLVADVNPTFNWVRLAQRVPVRIKIDEVPADVVLSAGTTCTVIIDPDKQKKS; the protein is encoded by the coding sequence ATGATTCTCAGAAAACTCTTCGGCTTCGTCGCGACCGCCGTCATCCTTCTCGTCGCGATCCTGATCGGGCGCTCGCTGTGGGTGCACTACATGGACGACCCGTGGACGCGCGACGGGCGCGTACGCGCCGAGATCGTCAACGTCGCGCCGGACGTGTCGGGCGCGATCGTCGAGCTGCCCGTGCATGACAACCAGCTCGTGAAGAAAGGCGACCTGATCATGCAGATCGACCCGTCGCACTACCAGATCGCCGTCGAGCAGGCTCAGGCGGCCGTCGCCGCCCGCCGTGCGGAACTGCAGATGCGCCGCGACGACGCGGCCCGTCGCGCGGATCTCGATGCGCTCGTCGTGTCGAAGGAAAACCGCGAGAACGCCGCGCACAGCGCGTCGAGCGCCGACGCGCAGTACCAGCAGGCCATCGCCGCGCTCGACGCCGCGAAGCTCAACCTCGAGCGCACGCGCGTCGTCGCGCCGGTCGACGGCTACGTCACGAACCTGCAGACGTTCAAGGGCAACTACGCGGTGGCCGGCCAGGCGAAGCTCGCGATCGTCGACAGCCACTCGTTCTGGGTATACGGCTACTTCGAGGAAACCAAGCTGCCGCGCGTGAAGGTCGGCGCGCCGGCCGAGATGCGGCTGATGAGCGGCGGCGTGATGAAGGGCCACGTCGAGAGCATCTCGCGCGGCATCTACGATCGCGACAACCCGCAAAGCCGCGACCTCGTCGCGGACGTGAACCCGACGTTCAACTGGGTGCGCCTCGCGCAGCGCGTGCCGGTGCGCATCAAGATCGACGAAGTGCCGGCCGACGTGGTGCTGTCGGCGGGCACGACCTGCACGGTCATCATCGATCCGGACAAGCAGAAGAAGTCGTAA
- a CDS encoding MFS transporter: METSLDSGAGAAAAQPSAPPALRTVYPVLGAISFSHMLNDMIQSLILAIYPMLKSQFALSFAQIGLITLTYQITASLLQPLVGLYTDKRPKPYSLPVGMGFTLAGLLLMSVASSFPMLLVAAALVGCGSSVFHPESSRVARMASGGQHGLAQSVFQVGGNAGSALGPLLAALVIIPHGQHSIAWFSAAALVAMIVLTQIGHWYKKHPSMKKKAVSAGHPTLSRGRVMSAIGVLVLLVFSKYFYLASINSYFTFYLIDKFHLSVQAAQIHLFVFLAAVAAGTLIGGPVGDRIGRKYVIWVSILGVAPFTLLLPYANLFWTSVLTVIIGIVLASAFAAILVYATELMPGKVGMVAGLFFGFAFGLGGVGAAVLGQLADATSITFVYKVCSFLPLIGVLTIFLPNLESSRRKKA, encoded by the coding sequence ATGGAAACCAGCCTCGACTCCGGAGCCGGCGCAGCCGCCGCCCAGCCGTCCGCGCCACCCGCGCTCCGCACCGTCTACCCGGTGCTCGGCGCAATCAGCTTCTCGCACATGCTCAACGACATGATCCAGTCGTTGATCCTCGCGATCTATCCGATGCTCAAGAGCCAGTTCGCGCTGTCGTTCGCACAGATCGGCCTGATCACGCTCACGTACCAGATCACGGCGTCGCTGCTGCAGCCGCTCGTCGGCCTCTATACCGACAAGCGTCCGAAGCCGTATTCGCTGCCGGTCGGCATGGGCTTCACGCTCGCGGGGCTGCTGCTGATGTCGGTCGCGTCGAGTTTTCCGATGCTGCTGGTGGCCGCGGCGCTCGTCGGCTGCGGCTCGTCGGTGTTCCATCCGGAGTCGTCGCGGGTCGCGCGGATGGCGTCGGGCGGCCAGCACGGGCTCGCGCAATCGGTGTTCCAGGTCGGCGGCAACGCGGGCTCCGCGCTCGGGCCGCTGCTCGCCGCGCTCGTGATCATTCCGCACGGCCAGCACAGCATCGCGTGGTTCTCGGCGGCCGCGCTCGTCGCGATGATCGTGCTCACGCAGATCGGCCACTGGTACAAGAAGCATCCGTCGATGAAGAAGAAGGCCGTGTCGGCCGGTCATCCGACGCTGTCGCGCGGCCGCGTGATGAGCGCGATCGGCGTGCTGGTGCTGCTCGTGTTCTCGAAGTACTTCTACCTCGCGAGCATCAACAGCTATTTCACGTTCTACCTGATCGACAAGTTCCACCTGTCGGTGCAGGCCGCGCAGATCCACCTGTTCGTGTTCCTCGCGGCCGTGGCGGCCGGCACGCTGATCGGCGGGCCGGTGGGCGACCGGATCGGGCGCAAGTACGTGATCTGGGTATCGATCCTCGGCGTCGCGCCGTTCACGCTGCTGCTGCCGTACGCGAACCTGTTCTGGACGAGCGTGCTGACCGTGATCATCGGCATCGTGCTGGCGTCGGCATTCGCCGCGATCCTCGTCTATGCGACGGAACTGATGCCCGGCAAGGTCGGGATGGTCGCGGGCCTGTTCTTCGGCTTCGCGTTCGGGCTCGGCGGGGTCGGCGCGGCCGTGCTCGGCCAGCTCGCCGATGCGACGAGCATCACGTTCGTCTACAAGGTGTGCTCGTTCCTGCCGCTGATCGGCGTGCTGACGATCTTCCTGCCGAATCTCGAAAGCAGCCGGCGCAAGAAGGCGTGA
- a CDS encoding DUF1656 domain-containing protein encodes MMPREIAILDAYMPTVVLMFVLGALATWAVDRLLAYTGLYRLVWHPSLFRACLLVCICGGLSLAVYR; translated from the coding sequence ATGATGCCGCGTGAAATCGCCATTCTCGATGCCTACATGCCGACGGTGGTGCTGATGTTCGTCCTGGGCGCGCTCGCGACCTGGGCCGTCGACCGCCTGCTCGCCTATACGGGCCTCTACCGTCTCGTCTGGCACCCGTCGCTGTTCCGGGCCTGCCTTCTCGTCTGCATTTGCGGCGGACTGAGTCTTGCCGTTTACCGTTGA
- a CDS encoding 5'-methylthioadenosine/adenosylhomocysteine nucleosidase, translating into MMGVDKVGTASTRPLGILAALPEELGDLIAAMRADGAMKTVTLGRRDYHVGTVHGAACVVTLARVGKVAAAATVSALIHVFGVSGVVFTGVAGGVSRTVRVGDVVVADTLLQHDLDASPLFPRYEVPLLGITRFATDAALTARLRTACTLFVAEEGAQFAERFGLAGATLHAGLIISGDRFVSSEREVVALRDALPDALAVEMEGAAIAQVCAEHDVPFALVRTISDTADDHATQSFSHFLSAIASSYSSGILKRFLTLHATTAA; encoded by the coding sequence ATGATGGGCGTCGACAAGGTTGGGACGGCTTCGACCCGTCCGCTCGGCATTCTGGCCGCGCTGCCCGAGGAACTCGGCGACCTGATCGCCGCGATGCGCGCCGATGGCGCGATGAAGACGGTCACGCTCGGCCGCCGCGATTATCACGTCGGCACCGTGCACGGCGCGGCCTGCGTGGTCACACTCGCGCGGGTCGGCAAGGTCGCGGCCGCCGCGACGGTCAGCGCGCTGATCCACGTGTTCGGCGTGTCGGGCGTCGTGTTCACCGGTGTGGCTGGCGGCGTATCGCGCACGGTGCGGGTCGGTGACGTCGTCGTGGCCGATACGCTGCTGCAGCACGATCTCGACGCATCGCCACTCTTTCCGCGCTACGAAGTGCCGCTGCTCGGCATCACGCGCTTCGCGACCGACGCGGCGCTGACGGCGCGCCTGCGGACTGCCTGCACGCTGTTCGTCGCGGAAGAGGGGGCGCAGTTCGCCGAGCGCTTCGGGCTTGCCGGCGCGACGCTGCACGCGGGGCTCATCATCAGCGGCGACCGCTTCGTGTCGAGCGAGCGCGAGGTCGTCGCGCTGCGCGACGCGCTGCCGGACGCGCTCGCGGTCGAAATGGAAGGCGCCGCGATCGCGCAGGTGTGCGCGGAGCACGACGTGCCGTTCGCACTCGTGCGCACGATTTCCGATACGGCCGACGATCACGCGACGCAGTCGTTCTCGCACTTCCTGTCGGCGATCGCGAGCAGCTATTCGTCCGGCATCCTCAAGCGTTTCCTGACGCTGCATGCGACGACGGCGGCCTGA